Within Kutzneria chonburiensis, the genomic segment GTGCCGCCGTACCGGCCAGGCCGACGGCGAGGAGGCCGAGAACGGTGGGAACGGGGACAATCAGCGGCAGAGATATCCCCAAGGCGAGCAAGGACGGGATTTGAGCATCCAGAATTAAATCCCAACGCATGGTCAGCGCGAAGGGCTCGGCCGGCTCCAGGAGGGCGTCGTACAGGGAGTCCGACAACTCCGGGCGGCTGGCCAGGAAAGCCACCCGGATCTCGGTCTCCTTCTCGCGGTAGCGGACGAACTCGTCGGTGGCCATGGCGGCGTCGAACTCACGCTCAAGCTCCGCCGCGGTGGGGCGCGACTCCTCCTCGGGCACTACCTGTCATCGCGGTGGGTACCGCCGGTGTTACTCGTGGCTACCGCCAGGAAATGGGCGCTGGCGTTGATGAGCAAGGGATCCTGTTCGACCAACCTGGCCGCTGCCAGCGCAGCCGGGGCCAACGTGTCGAAACTGTCGATGCCGGCGGCGTCGAGCGCGGTCCAGGTGGGGCCTTCGATGCCGTAGACCTCGACGTCGGGCAGGCCGGCGGCGGTGAGTTCGTCGTGGAGCTCGGAGGCGGTGTGCCAGTGGGTGGGGAGGAAGCCGGCATGGCCGTCGTAGCGGCCGGAAGCCATGACGGCGGAGAGGGAATCGGCCAAGCCGGGGTGGAGGGTGCCGGCGGAACCGGTTTCCATGAGGGTGAGGTAACGGCTGATGGCGGCGGCGATGAGGAGACCGCCGGGGCGGAGGATGCGGCGGGCCTCGGCGAGGGCCTGAGCGCGGTCGGCGGGGGAGACGAGGTGGTAGAGGGGGCCGAGCAGGAGAACGACGTCGACGCTGGAGTCCGGAGTGGACAGTTGGCGGGCGTCGCCGACGGAGGCGGTGACGCCGGGAAGTTGTGCTGCGGCCTGGACGTGGGTGGGGACGACGTCGATGACGTGCACGGTATGGCCGTCGGCGGCCAGCCACTCGGCGTGGATGCCGGTGCCGCCGCCGACGTCGAGCACGGTGGTGGGAGCGGGAAGATGTCGGCGGATGAGCTCCTGGGTGCGCAAGAATTCCAGGCGGCCATGGGGAGTCCGGGACAGCCGCAGCTCTTCGCGGCTGGCGGTGTAGTGCTCGACGATGTCCATGCGGCATGGTCGTGGCCCGAAAGCCCCCGAGGCAAAGCATTAACGCGGCCGGCGGGGAGTTTCTTGCTGCTGGCAAGGATTGTGCGACGGTCGGAGTGATCCCGCCCGCGATCGGAGTGACGGTGACGAGCGGTGGCCGCAGGGATGTCGAGTGCGTGGCGCGGGCTCACCGCCGTCATGGTCGTTGCCGGAACGTCCTTGTGGCGAAGGGCCAGCGCGGTTCGGCCGGCACGCTCCCCGTTTGCTGGCCGAGGATCGCGGGGCGGAGCCCCGCCTCGGGGGGTGTGGGGGGTCGTCCCCCCACAGTGAACGCGGGCCGAAGGCCGGCGCTTTCCGCCGGCATGCGGCGGCGAGCAAGCGAACCCCTCGATCCGCCACGGCGGCGGGGCGGCGGATCGAGGGGCGCTGGTTCCAGAGTGCCTGAAGAATGGGGAAAAGCGGAACGTCATGACCCGAACGGGTGGGTGACGCGGGTCTCGTTTGACGGTTCGTGGTCAGGCGATCGCGGCTGGTTGACGGGAAGTGACCCGAACGGGCAAGCGGAGGGGACCGCGGACAGCCCGGCTGGCGCGGCGCTGGACGGTGCCGCCAAGGCGTAGGTCGGGGAAGCGGCGGAAAAGGGCACGAAGGGCAATGGCACCCTCCATCCGGGCCAGACCGGCGCCGAGGCAGTAGTGGACGCCGGAAGAGAACGTCAGATGATCACGGGCGTTGTGACGGTCGGGGTCGAAGCGGTGGGGATCGGGGAAGACCGAAGGATCGCGGTTGGCGGCGGCGGTCAACAACACGACGGCGCGGCCCTTGGGGACGACGCGGCCGGCTATGCGGGCGTCGTCGGACAACGGGAGTCGGGCGGTGTACTGAATGGGGGGATCCAGGCGGAGGATCTCCTCGACGATGTTGTCGGCGGCGGCGGGGTCGTCGACAAGTCGTTGCCGCACAGAAGGATTGGACAGCAGGGCCAGGACGCCGTTGCCGATCAGGTTGACGGTGGTCTCGAAGCCGGCGGCCAACAGCAAACCGGAGGTGGCCAGGAGTTCGAACTCGGTCAGGTCGCCCTCGGCCAGCATGTGGCCGATGACGTCGTCGTTCGGCTCCGCACGACGTAAGGCGATCCGTGCGGACAGGAAGTCGTTGAGCTCCCGGAGGGTGGCCCGAAGCTCACGGACCTGGGCCATGCTGCCCATGCCGTCGATGGACGCGGCAAGGGTGGTGCCCCAGTCGATCATGCGGCGGTGCTCGGCATCGGGCACGCCGAGCAGGTCGCAGATGATCTTGATGGGGACCCGGGCGGCGAACTCGCCGACCAGGTCGAACTCGTCGCGGCCGGCCAGCTGGTCCAAGAAGTCCTCGACCACGGCCTCGATGCGGGCCTGGCGCTCGTGCATGGCCCTCGGCGTGAAGAGCGGCGACACGACACGACGCAGCCGGCTGTGCTCGGGCGGGTTGCGGAAGATGAACGAGTCCTCGAGCGGGTTGACCAGACCGTCCATACCGAGATCGGGCTGGCCCATCTCCTTGTTGGGCGCGACGCCGAACGCGGGATCGCGAAGGACCGCGCTGCACAGCTCGTGGTCGGACACCAACAGCATGCCGAGCTTGCTGGGCACGACCTTGCCTCGCGCCCGAATGCGCTCGTAGTGCGGATACGGATCGATGGCCTGGGACGGCCTGATCAACATCGCGCCCGGATCGTCCAGCAGCCGGAACCAGCCGAGCACGACCTTGCCCACGGCGATGGAGGTCGCGAGTTGCCTGTCGGACATGGTGTTCTCCTCACCCCGTTGCCGTCTTTGTACCACCGCCTTGACCGTGCGGGTCGGCGGATGAGAATCTCTGCCACTAAGAGATAGGGGGTGGGCATCATGTCGCTGCCCGAACCGGCCCGCTCGGAGATCGCGGTGCCGCTGCGGCTGTCCAACGACGACCGCGAGCGCGCGGTGGAACAGCTCAACCGGGCGGTCGCCGACGGCCGCCTGACCTGGCCGGAACACGCCGAACGGGTGGAGGCGGTCTACGCCGCCCGGGTCACCGACGACCTCCGGCCGCTGCTGGCCGACCTCGGCCGCGCGGACGTGGTGCCGCTGGCTGACGGCACGACCGAGGTGTCGGCGCTGCTGAGCAAGATCGTCCGTGTGCCGGACACCAGCCGCCGCATCCACGCCCGCTCGCTGTTCGGCGCGGTGGTGCTCAACCTCGCCTCGGTGCCGGCCGGCCAAGAGGTCGAAGTGCAGGTGGACGCCTTCTGCGGCAAGGTCCAGCTGATGGTGGCCGACGACGCGACGGTGATCGACGACGGCGCGGCGATCCTGGGCAAGCGCGCGGTCTACGGCGAGCAGGAAGGCCTGGACGGCCCGCGAATCCGCCTCACCGGCACGGTGAAACTGGGCAACCTCAAGGTCTTCAGGGTCTGAGGTCGGCCGCCACTTCGGCGACCCGCTCGCGCACCCACACATGCGCCGGGTCGGAGTTGAGCCGCGGGTGCCACACCATGCCGTACGGGAAGGGCGCCGCGATCTCCGCCGGCGCCTCGATCAGCCGCACCGACGAGTCGTTGCGGCGGGCCTCGACCAGTCGCCGTGGCACCAGCGCGATCAACAGGGTGCCCGGTAGGGCGGTGAAAGCCGCCTCGAAGTACGGCACCCGCAGGCCGCTGCGCTGGGTCACGCCGAGCTCGGCCAGCCGCCGGTCGATCACCATCACCTGCTGCGGCAGCACGACAACGCTGACCCGGGGGTACTCGGCCAGCTGGTCCAGGGTGAGCCGCGAGGCGGTGATCGGGTGGTCAAACGCCACCGCGCAGACGTAGTCCTCCTGGAACAGCGGCTGCCAGTGCAGGCCGGACGGCGGCTGCACCGGTGACAGCGCCAAGTCGACGCGGCCGTGCTCGATCTCGTCGTACGTGCGTGGGCTGAGCGGCTCGACGGTCAGCGACAGCCGCGGCGCCTGCTCGAAGATCCGGCCGAACAGCCGACCGCCCAACACGGTGACGGCGTAGTCGGTGCAGTTGACCCGGATCGAGTCGGCCGAGGTGGCCGGGTCGAACTCGCCGCCACGGACCAGCGCCCGCAGCCGGGGCAGGATGAACTCCAGCTCCTGCTGGATGGCCCGGGCTCGCGGCGTCAGCTCGTAGCCACGGGTGGTGCGGACCAACAGCTCGTCGCCGAAGGTCTCGCGAAGGCGGCTGAGCGTGCGGCTCATCGCCGACTGGCTCAGGTGGAACCGGGCCGCGGCCCGCGACACGTGGCGCTCCTCGAGCAGGACATCGAGCGCCTTGAGCAGGTTCAGGTCGGCGTTCTCGATATGCATGACACACATAGTACTGCTGACCAATGTGCACTGGACGCCTCGATGGGCCGGACGCAGACTCGCTGTCAGGAATCCGTGGAAAGGGGCAGTCTGATGATTCTCGACGCGATGGCGGACGCGCTCGGCGGTCGGGCGGCGCTGGCCGCGACCACCACCGAAACTGTGACGGCAACCGGCGTCCGGCGTCACCCGGGCTGGGGAAAAGTGCCGTCAGAACCGGAATTGGTGGCCGAATTCGCCTACACCCAGACGGTCGACGTGGTCGCGCCGCGCTACCGGCTGGAACTGGAGGCCGACACCAAACTGGTGCCGACCAAGCTGCGCTACACCGAAATCGGCAACGGCAGCGTCGGATATGTGGACGGCATCGACTTCATGTTCGACCCGCGCCCGGCTTCCACGGCCATCCCGTCCTGGCGGGTGGCGGCGCGGCAGCGGCACATCGACCTGACCTCGGTGCCGCGCCTGGCGACCAAGCTGCTGGACCCGGCGGCTGACGTGATGATCGACGGCTCGACCGTGACGCTCCGCGAGACCGGCCGGCCGCCGGTCCGGGTGGTGCTCGACGACGACAGCCGGCCGGCCAGGCTGGAGATCATCGAGGAGCACTCGCCGCACGGTGATGCCCTGGTCGAAGTGCGATTCGACGACTACCGCCCGGTCGGCGCGCTCGTGCTGCCGCACCACGTGGTGATCACTGTCGACGGCCTGGTCGTGCACGACGAGACCCGCACGGTCGAGCTGGACCGCGAGGCCGACTTCCGGGTGCCGGACGACGCGGTCGTCGATGCCAGCGCCGCTCAGTCGGCCTACGCGAACTACGCCACCGAATGGCTCATGAACTACGTGCTGGCCGGGGTGCGGTTCTATTTCGACCTCCAGACCACGCCGACCGATCCGGAACCGGTGGACGTCGCGCCGGGTGTGAAGATCGTGCTCGGTCCCAGCCACAATGTGCTGGTGGTGGAAATGGACGACCATGTGGTGGCCGTCGACGCCCCGCTGTACGACGAATACACCCGGGCCGCGCTGGCTCAGGTGAAGAGGGCATTTCCCGGCAAACCACTGCGCAAGGTCATTGGCACGCATTTCCACTACGACCACATCGGCGGCATTCGCGAATTCGTGGCCGACGGGGGAGTGCAGGTCATCGTCGGCGAACCGAGCGTGCGGTATTTCCGGGATCTGCTGAACAGTCCGCACACCGTCGACCCGGACCGCCTCGCCGGCCACCCGGTCGAGACCGAGGTCATCGGCGTCAAGGACAGCCTGGAGCTGCCCACGGCCGACGGCGGCGTGATGCGGATCCTCCGCATCAAGACCGACCACACCGAGGACGGGCTGGTCGTCCACCTGAGCAAGCCGGGCCTGCTGTTCGAGTCCGACCTGTGGAACCCGACGCCGGTGATGCCGGCCCCGAATTCCGGCCGCGGCCGCCTGGCCGTGCAGCTCTATGACGGCATCAAGGAGCTCGGCCTGGATGTGCAAACGATTGTCAGCGGGCACTCCGGCACCGATGGTCACACCCTTGCCCACAGTGCGCCGTTGGGGTTCTTGAAAACGGCGGCCGGTTACTAACAGCGAGGCCCCGCCCCTGCTTCGCCCGGTTGGCGGATTTCGGCCGCCGCTAGGGACGCGCCCCACCACGCACGCCGACGCGGCGGGCTAAATCCGGCAAGGGCGAGGCAGGGGTCACGAGGGGCCGAGCGGCGACGCCGGAGGCGGCGCAATCAAGCACAGTCGCTGCGGCGGTGGCGGCGGACGGTCTCCTCGACGAGGTCCAGCACGGGGCCGAGGTCGTCGGCCGGCAGGCCCATCGCCAGGTGCGAGACCAGGCCCTCCAGCACCAGCTCCAGGAAGTCGGAGAGCACCTCGACGGCCACGTCGTCACGCAGGTTGCCGGCCTCGCGCTGGCGGCGCAGGCGGTCCTGGGTGGCCTTGGTCAGCTGCTCGGACCGCTCGGCCCAGCGGGCCCGGAAGTCGGGGTCGGTGCGCAGCCGTCTGGACACCTCGAGGCGGGTGCCGAGCCAGTCGGCCGGGTGCTCATCGGCATCCGAGTCCTTGCGGCCGTCGAGCAGGTCGCGCATGACCTGGACGAGACCCTGCTCGGCGACCACCTCGGCCATCCGCAGGGCGTCGTCCTCGGCCAGCGCGAGGAACAGCGACTCCTTGTCCCGGAAGTGATGGAAGATCGCGCCGCGGGACAGTCCGGTAGCCTCTTCCAGCCGCCGTACCGTGGCCCCCTCGTAGCCGTGGCGGGCGAAACAGGCACGCGCGCCGTCGAGGATCTGGCGGCGGCGGGCCTCAAGATGGTCCTGGCTGACGCGGGGCATTCGACCATGGTCGCAGCGGAGAGCCGAAAACTGCAATCCGTACGTACGGATTGCATACAGAACGTAACCGATGAAACATCCTATGACGTCAGTGCCGAATGAAGGCAAGCGCTTTCCCCATTGACAGCGTGACGGACAAATGGTCTGATCCACCTACGGTCGCAGTTATTGCCGGCCGTTCCGCCGCCACAGACCCCGAACCCCTGCTGTGGGAGGAATCGTGGCACCCCCGTCCCGCCTGAGGCTGGCGCTCGCCTGCGGTCTGTCCGCGGTGGTCGCCCTCGCGATCACGGTCCCCGACGCGCTGGCCGCCCCGCAGGCCAGCACGGTCTACGAAGCAGAGAGCGCGTCGCTTTCCCAAGCGACCGTGGCGAACAATCACACCGGTTACACCGGAACCGGATTTGTCGACTACACAAACATCGTCGGCAGCTATGTCGAGTTCACGGTCAACGCGCCGGCCGCCGGCAGCGCGCGGCTGGACTTCCGCTACGCCTTCGACGCGCCCGACAACCGCCCGATGGACGTGACCGTCAACGGCACCACGGCGGTCAGCAACCTCGGCTTCCCGACCACCGGCAGCTGGACCACGTGGCAGGTGGCCACCACCACCGTCAACCTCAAGGCCGGCAGCAACAAGGTCCGCGCCACGGCCACCACCGCCAACGGCGGCCCCAACCTCGACAACGTGACGGTGACGCCGAACAACGTCGACACCACGCCGCCGACGCCGCCGACCAACCTGGTGGTCAGCGACATCACGCCGACCACCGCCCACTTCACCTGGGGCGCCGCCACCGACAACACGAGCGTGGTGCGCTACGAGGTCAACCGCGGCGGCAACGTGCTGAAGACCGTGGACGGCAAGACGCTGTCGGCCACTGTGGACACTCTGACGCCGAACACCGCCTACGACATCTCGGTCGGCGCGTTCGATGCCGCGGGCAACGCCTCGCAGCAGAGCAATGTCGTCACGTTCACCACGCCGCCCAGCAACGACCACACCCCGCCGTCGGTGCCGCAGAACCTGCGCTCCACCGGAGTCACCGCCGACAGCGCCGCACTGGCGTGGGACGCCTCCACCGACAACGGCGGCGTGATCGCCGGCTACGACGTGTACCAGGGCAGCACCAAGGTCGCCACGACCAACTCGACCACCACCACGGTCACGGACCTCAGCCCCAGCACCAAGTACACGTTCACGGTGACCGCGCGCGACCCCGACGGCAACACGTCCGCGGCCAGTAACGCCCTGTCCGTTACGACGTCGGCGCCCGGCGGCAAGGGCGGCATTCCCACGTACGAAAAGGATGTCGCCAAGCTCGACCTGCCGTGGGGCATCGACTGGCTGCCCGACGGCTCCGCGCTGGTGGCCGAACGGGACCGGTTCGAGATCGACCGCGTCACCCTCGACGGCCAGGTGACCGTGCTGGGCAAGGTGCCCGGCGCCGTGACGACCAGCGGCGAGGGTGGCGTGATGGGCCTGGCCGTCTCGCCCAACTTCGCCAACGACCACTTCATCTACATCGACCACACCGCGGCCAACGACAACCGGATCGTGCGGATGACCTATCAGAACGGTCAGCTGTCGACCACGTCGACGCCGATCCTCACCGGCATCCAGAAGAACCGGTACCACAACGGCGGCCGGCTGCGCTTCGGTCCGGACGGCAAGCTCTACGCCACCGCGGGCGACGCCAAGAACGGCGCCAACGCGCAGGACAAGAGCTCCCTCAACGGCAAGGTGCTGCGGCTCAACGCCGACGGCAGCGCGCCGTCCGACAACCCGTTCTTCTCGCAGGGCGGCAACGCGCGGTACGTCTACAGCATGGGCCACCGCAACCCGCAGGGCATCGCCTGGGACTCGCGCGGCCAGCTGTGGGAGACCGAGTTCGGTGAGAACAGCCAGGACGAGCTGAACCTGATCCAGAAGGGCGGCAACTACGGCTGGCCGTCGTGCGAGGGCACGCAGGGCAACTGCGGCGGCTTCATCGCGCCCAAGCAGACCTGGGCCACCGCGCAGGGCGGGCCGAGCGCCATCGAGATCGTCAACAACTGGATCTACGTCGCGGCGGTCACCGGCGAGCGCATGTACGTGGCGCAGATCAACTCGGCCGGCACCGGCACGAGCACCCCTCAGTCCATCTTCGCCGGACGCTGGGGCCGACTGCGCACCGTGGTCAAGACGCCCGACGGCGGGCTGTGGGTGACCTCGACCAACGACGACAAGAACGGCGGCACGCCGAGCTCCAAGGACAACGTCATCGTGAAGCTGAAGTTCCCCTAGTCGACGGCCGGCCGTGTCGCCTCGGGCAGCCGGGGCGGCACGGACGGTCGGAAGTCCTTACCAACAGGTGAACGAGCGCCAGGTCGGGCCGGGAACGCCGTGCGATTGTCAGACCCCCGTGTAGCGTCGGAACGACGACGATCACGAAGGGTGGTAACGGTGACTACCGTCAGTGTTCCTCCCGCCACCGACTCGGCGCCGGACTTACTCCGCGACCGTGAGCGGGCCGAGGCCTACGTGGCCTCGGTCTGCTTCAAACACGGGCCACCGCGGTACGTCGGCGCTGAGATCGAGTGGACGGTGCACCACGCGCAGGACCGATGTCAGCCGCTGGACCCGCAAGTCCTGGTGAAAGCCCTGGGGCCGCACGCCCCCGCCACGCTCCGGCCCGACAGCCCGAACCTGCCGCTTCGCGGTGGTTCCCCTGTCACCGTCGAGCCCGGTGGCCAGGTGGAGATCTCCACTCCGCCCAAGACGACCGCAGCCGACCTGCTCACCACCGTCTCCGCCGACATCACGCAGCTCACGGGGCTGCTCGCGGCGGAAGGTCTGGAACTGGGCACGGCCGGCGCCGATCCCCATCGCCCGCCGCGACGCATCCTCGACACCCCGCGCTACGCGGCGATGAACTCCCGTTTCGACCGGTACGGACCCGACGGCGTCACCATGATGTGCAGCTCCGCCGGGCTTCAGGTGTGCCTGGACACGGGGGAGCAGAAACAGGTCGCCACCCGCTGGAACGCGCTGCACGCGCTGGGTCCGGCGCTGCTGGCGGCGTTCGCCAACTCGCCGGGACTGTGCGGCCGCGACACCGGCTGGGCCTCGGCCCGCACCCGTGTGGTGCTGGGGGCCGAGCCCGCGCGCAGCGGCCCGGGCGATACCGGCGACGACCCGGCGGCCAGCTGGGCCCGGCGCGTGCTGGACACGCCGCTGATCTGCTTCCGGCACGGCGGCGACAACTGGGACGTGCCCGGTGACGTCACGTTCGCCGAGTGGATCGACGGCGCGCTGCCCGGCGTGCCCACCACCGAGGACCTCGACTACCACCTGAGCACCATGTTCACCCCGGTCCGGCCGCGCGGCTACTTCGAGGTGCGGTACCTGGACTCGCAGCCGCCGGACGACTGGAGCCCGGCGGTCGCGCTGCTCATCGCCCTGTTCAGCGCGGACGACGTCGTCGACGCCGCGCTGGACGCGGCCGCGCCCGCGGCGGGGCGCTGGCTGCCGGCGGCCCGGCACGGACTGGACGACCCGCTGGTCGCCCGGGCCGCGGCCGCCGCACTGGAGCTGGGCCTGCGTCATCTGGACCGGCTCGGCCTGCCGACGGAGCTGTCCGCGCCGGTGATCGAGAGCCTCGATCGCCGCCTCGCGACGGCCACCGCGAAGCTTGGAGGCACCTCGCTGTGACTGCAATTGATCTTCGTTTCGCCATCGCGGAGGCTCTTGAGCGCTCCCGTGACCGCAGCACCCGGCTCACCGATGCCGTCGACGACAACGACCTGGTGCGCCAGCACTCCAAGCTGATGTCCCCGCTGGTGTGGGATCTCGCGCACATCGGCAACCAGGAGGAGCTCTGGCTGGTCCGTGACGTCGGCGGCCGCGACCCGGTGCGCCAGGACATCGACGAGCTGTACGACGCGTTCCAGCATCCGCGGGCCGAACGGCCGGCGCTGCCGCTGCTCAACCCGACCGAGGCCCGCGCGTACGTGCGCGAGGTGCGGGACAAGGTGTTCGACGTGCTGGACCGCACGCCGCTGGAGGGGCGCAAGCTGGTCGAGAACGGCTTCGCCTTCGGCATGATCGTGCAGCACGAGCAGCAGCACGACGAGACCATGCTGGCCACGCACCAGCTCCGCACGGGCGCGCCGGTGCTGCACGCGCCCGAGCCGCCGGCGGCTTCGGGTGAACGCCTGCCGGCCGAGGTGTTCGTGGCCGGCGGTCCGTTCGAGATGGGCACCTCGCTGGAACCCTGGGCGCTGGACAACGAAAGGCCGGCGCACCAGGTGCAGGTCGACTCGTTCTGGATCGACACCGTGCCGGTGAGCAACGGGCAGTACCTGGCCTTCATCGACGCCGGCGGCTACGACGACCAGCGCTGGTGGAGCGAGCGGGGCTGGGCCTACCGCAACGAGGCCAACCTGACCGCTCCTCGGTTCTGGCGGCGGGACGGCGACGGCTGGCTGCGCACCAGATTCGGCGTGGTGGAGCCGATTCCGCTGGACGAACCGGTGGTGCACGTGTGCTTCTGGGAGGCGCAGGCCTACGCGGCGTGGGCCGGCAAGCGGCTGCCGACCGAGCCGGAGTGGGAGAAGGCGGCCCGCTACGACCCGGAGACCGGGCGGTCCCGCCGATATCCCTGGGGCGACGAGGATCCCACGCCCGAGCACGCCAACCTGGGCCAGCGGCACCTGCGGCCGGCCCCGGTCGGCGCGTATCCGCTCGGGCAGTCGGCCTACGGTGTGCGGCAGCTCGTCGGCGACGTGTGGGAGTGGCTCGACTCCGACTTCCGGCCCTATCCCGGCTTCAAGGCGTTCCCGTACAAGGAGTACTCCGAGGTGTTCTTCGGCGGGGACTACAAGATGCTGCGGGGCGGGTCGTTCGGCACCGACAAGGCGGCGGTCAGAGGCACCTTCCGCAACTGGGACCACCCGATACGGCGGCAGATCTTCGCCGGCTTCCGGTGCGCCCGCGACCACCGGCCGGACTGACGCCGGTGTGCCGCCATCTGGGCTACCTGGGCCCCGCCGTGCCGCTGACGGAGCTGCTGCTGGCGCCGCCGCACTCGCTGCTGCACCAGTCGTACGCGCCGCAGGACATGCGGCACGGCGGGACCATCAACGCCGACGGTTTCGGCGCGGGCTGGTTCGCGCCGGGCGAGAAGTCGCCCGTGCGCTACCGGCGTGACGTGCCGATGTGGACCGACGCCGCCTTCGCCTCGCTGGCCGGTGCGAGCACGGCCACGGCCGTGGTCGCCGCCGTGCGGTCGGCGACCGTCGGCATGCCCGTCGTGGAGACGGCCAGCGCCCCTTTGCCGAGGGGAACTGGCTGTTCAGCCACAACGGCGTGGTCCGCGGCTGGCCGGACAGCGTTTCACTGCTGGCGCAACGACTTCCCGTGGCCGATCTGCTCACTTTGGACGCCCCGACCGACGCCGCCCTGCTGTGGGCGTTGGTCCGGCATCGGCTGCGGGCCGGGCAGGAGCCCGTCGACGCCGTCGAGGCCGTCATGCTCGAGGTCGCCGCCGCGGCGCCCGATTCCCGGCTGAACCTGTTGCTGGGCAACGATGAGCTGCTCGTCGCCACCGCGTGGTGGCACTCGCTGTGGGTGCGGCCCGGTCCCGGCGCCGTGACCGTGGCGTCCGAGCCCATCGACGACGACCCGGCCTGGGTCGCCGTGCCCGACCACAGCATCGTGTTCGCCTCCAAGACCACTGTGGACATCCGACCCCTGGATCCAGGACGGCAGGAACCATGACCAACCCCGTGGTGGAAAACCACCTCACCGCCGACCACATGGCCCGCGCGCTGCGCAACGACGTGCGGGCCGGGCTGGCCGGCCCGCTGAAGTCGTTGCCGCCCAAGTGGTTCTACGACGCCGTGGGCAGCGATCTGTTCGAGCGGATCACCGAGCTGCCCGAGTACTACCCGACCAGGGCCGAGCGCGAGGTGCTGCGGGCCAGGGCCGGCGAGATCGCTGCCGTGACGCAGGCGCGGACGTTGGTCGAGCTCGGCTCCGGCTCGTCGGACAAGACCAGGACCCTGCTGGACGCGTTGCGGGACAACGGTTCCCTGCGGCAGTTCGTGCCCATGGACGTGTCCGAGAGCGCACTGCGGGCCGCCGCCGAGACCATCGTCGGCGAGTATCCCGGGCTGTCCGTGCACGCCGTCGTCGGCGACTTCACCGAGCATCTCGCCCTGCTGCCCGGCGAGGGGCCGCGGATGATCGCGTTCCTCGGCGGCACCATCGGCAACCTGCTGCCGGCCGAGCGGGAGAAGTTCTTCCGCTCCATCCGCGAGGTGCTGGAGCCGGGGGAGTGGCTGCTGCTCGGCACCGACCTCGTCAAGGATCCCGGCGTGCTGGTGCCGGCCTACGACGACTCGGCCGGTGTCACGGCCGCGTTCAACCGCAACGTGCTCCGGGTCGTCAACCGTGAGCTCGACGCCGACTTCGACCCGGACGCCTTCGCCCACGTGGCGCTGTGGGACGCCGAGAACGAGTGGATCGAGATGCGGCTGCGGGCCCTGCGGGCCATGCACGTGCGGCTGCCCGGGGCCGGCGTCGAGATCGACTTCGCCGAGGGCGAGGAGCTGCGGACCGAGATCTCGGCCAAGTTCCGCCGCGAGGGCGCCGGTGCCGAGCTGGCCGAGGCCGGCTTCGGCCTGTCGCACTGGTGGACCGACGAGGCCGGGCGGTTCGCCGTGTCCTTGTCCCGCGCGGAGTAGTGCGGGTCACCGGCGGGTGCCTTTCGGCACCCGCCGGTGTATCTTTCGACCCCCATCGTGACGGCGTAGAACCGTTCGTGCCCGCACGACCGTGTGCACGCCATGAGGACACTTCGAACCTTCCAGCTCCCCGCCGAGGTCA encodes:
- a CDS encoding class I SAM-dependent methyltransferase; its protein translation is MDIVEHYTASREELRLSRTPHGRLEFLRTQELIRRHLPAPTTVLDVGGGTGIHAEWLAADGHTVHVIDVVPTHVQAAAQLPGVTASVGDARQLSTPDSSVDVVLLLGPLYHLVSPADRAQALAEARRILRPGGLLIAAAISRYLTLMETGSAGTLHPGLADSLSAVMASGRYDGHAGFLPTHWHTASELHDELTAAGLPDVEVYGIEGPTWTALDAAGIDSFDTLAPAALAAARLVEQDPLLINASAHFLAVATSNTGGTHRDDR
- a CDS encoding TetR/AcrR family transcriptional regulator, which produces MPRVSQDHLEARRRQILDGARACFARHGYEGATVRRLEEATGLSRGAIFHHFRDKESLFLALAEDDALRMAEVVAEQGLVQVMRDLLDGRKDSDADEHPADWLGTRLEVSRRLRTDPDFRARWAERSEQLTKATQDRLRRQREAGNLRDDVAVEVLSDFLELVLEGLVSHLAMGLPADDLGPVLDLVEETVRRHRRSDCA
- a CDS encoding MBL fold metallo-hydrolase; the encoded protein is MALLEQDIERLEQVQVGVLDMHDTHSTADQCALDASMGRTQTRCQESVERGSLMILDAMADALGGRAALAATTTETVTATGVRRHPGWGKVPSEPELVAEFAYTQTVDVVAPRYRLELEADTKLVPTKLRYTEIGNGSVGYVDGIDFMFDPRPASTAIPSWRVAARQRHIDLTSVPRLATKLLDPAADVMIDGSTVTLRETGRPPVRVVLDDDSRPARLEIIEEHSPHGDALVEVRFDDYRPVGALVLPHHVVITVDGLVVHDETRTVELDREADFRVPDDAVVDASAAQSAYANYATEWLMNYVLAGVRFYFDLQTTPTDPEPVDVAPGVKIVLGPSHNVLVVEMDDHVVAVDAPLYDEYTRAALAQVKRAFPGKPLRKVIGTHFHYDHIGGIREFVADGGVQVIVGEPSVRYFRDLLNSPHTVDPDRLAGHPVETEVIGVKDSLELPTADGGVMRILRIKTDHTEDGLVVHLSKPGLLFESDLWNPTPVMPAPNSGRGRLAVQLYDGIKELGLDVQTIVSGHSGTDGHTLAHSAPLGFLKTAAGY
- a CDS encoding LysR family transcriptional regulator, producing the protein MHIENADLNLLKALDVLLEERHVSRAAARFHLSQSAMSRTLSRLRETFGDELLVRTTRGYELTPRARAIQQELEFILPRLRALVRGGEFDPATSADSIRVNCTDYAVTVLGGRLFGRIFEQAPRLSLTVEPLSPRTYDEIEHGRVDLALSPVQPPSGLHWQPLFQEDYVCAVAFDHPITASRLTLDQLAEYPRVSVVVLPQQVMVIDRRLAELGVTQRSGLRVPYFEAAFTALPGTLLIALVPRRLVEARRNDSSVRLIEAPAEIAAPFPYGMVWHPRLNSDPAHVWVRERVAEVAADLRP
- a CDS encoding cytochrome P450 produces the protein MSDRQLATSIAVGKVVLGWFRLLDDPGAMLIRPSQAIDPYPHYERIRARGKVVPSKLGMLLVSDHELCSAVLRDPAFGVAPNKEMGQPDLGMDGLVNPLEDSFIFRNPPEHSRLRRVVSPLFTPRAMHERQARIEAVVEDFLDQLAGRDEFDLVGEFAARVPIKIICDLLGVPDAEHRRMIDWGTTLAASIDGMGSMAQVRELRATLRELNDFLSARIALRRAEPNDDVIGHMLAEGDLTEFELLATSGLLLAAGFETTVNLIGNGVLALLSNPSVRQRLVDDPAAADNIVEEILRLDPPIQYTARLPLSDDARIAGRVVPKGRAVVLLTAAANRDPSVFPDPHRFDPDRHNARDHLTFSSGVHYCLGAGLARMEGAIALRALFRRFPDLRLGGTVQRRASRAVRGPLRLPVRVTSRQPAAIA
- a CDS encoding DUF1707 SHOCT-like domain-containing protein, yielding MSLPEPARSEIAVPLRLSNDDRERAVEQLNRAVADGRLTWPEHAERVEAVYAARVTDDLRPLLADLGRADVVPLADGTTEVSALLSKIVRVPDTSRRIHARSLFGAVVLNLASVPAGQEVEVQVDAFCGKVQLMVADDATVIDDGAAILGKRAVYGEQEGLDGPRIRLTGTVKLGNLKVFRV